In one window of Frigoriglobus tundricola DNA:
- a CDS encoding alpha/beta fold hydrolase, which produces MIAYPPGAPPGGTVVTLPDVTDAECRAALAAFARRAAHATFHTDRYRLRYVVWGSGPPLVIIHGLSDAPRGFAMVMHRLAARFTCVAYELPNGLDDGAKLGAYRHPDYAADLLALLDHLKLERVALLGSSFGSTVALFALAADPRRFTRCVLQGGFAYRPLKWYERLGARQGRFWSGRVCELPLRAFAMRRADPTTWRGCSPLVRELFLWCNGQTPIAAASRRAVALDTLDLRPLLPAIRTPVLLIGGDRDPIVPWGCEAVLMDHLPDVRRVEFAACGHYPQYTHPGATATAAAAFLNG; this is translated from the coding sequence GTGATCGCCTACCCGCCCGGAGCGCCGCCAGGCGGGACCGTGGTCACCCTTCCCGATGTCACCGACGCCGAATGCCGCGCCGCCCTCGCGGCGTTCGCCCGACGGGCCGCGCACGCGACCTTCCACACCGACCGCTACCGACTGCGGTACGTGGTCTGGGGTAGTGGCCCGCCGCTCGTTATCATTCACGGCCTCTCGGACGCGCCGCGCGGCTTCGCGATGGTCATGCACCGGCTCGCGGCGCGTTTCACCTGCGTCGCTTACGAACTCCCCAACGGTCTCGACGACGGTGCGAAACTCGGCGCCTACCGTCACCCCGATTACGCGGCGGACCTGCTCGCGCTACTCGACCACTTGAAGCTGGAACGCGTTGCGCTGCTCGGCTCGTCGTTCGGATCGACGGTCGCGCTGTTCGCCCTGGCCGCGGACCCGCGGCGGTTCACGCGCTGCGTGCTGCAAGGCGGGTTCGCGTACCGGCCGCTGAAATGGTACGAGCGGCTCGGCGCGCGGCAGGGGCGGTTCTGGTCCGGCCGGGTGTGTGAACTCCCGCTCCGCGCGTTCGCGATGCGCCGCGCGGACCCGACGACGTGGCGCGGGTGCTCCCCGCTGGTCCGCGAGCTGTTCCTCTGGTGCAACGGACAGACGCCCATCGCCGCGGCGTCGCGCCGGGCGGTTGCCCTGGACACGCTCGACCTGCGCCCGCTCTTACCTGCGATCCGCACGCCGGTTCTGCTCATCGGCGGCGACCGCGACCCCATCGTTCCGTGGGGGTGCGAGGCGGTTCTGATGGACCACCTGCCCGACGTGCGCCGGGTGGAGTTTGCGGCGTGCGGTCATTACCCGCAGTACACGCACCCCGGCGCCACCGCGACCGCAGCGGCAGCTTTTCTCAACGGGTGA
- a CDS encoding RICIN domain-containing protein, producing MFRSLVALAACALASAPALADDTFVRLVNVDTGKVLAVKDDSDEAGARAVLAKPDADNKAQQWKLEKDGTHYKLVNRKSGKVLDVNDDSKDEGATVIVWDAKDEGVENQRWAWAGEGKERRLKSKSSELVLDIDDEGGIIQKKADEKVKKQLWRVEEVK from the coding sequence ATGTTCCGCTCACTCGTGGCTCTGGCCGCCTGCGCGCTCGCCTCCGCACCGGCGCTGGCGGACGACACGTTCGTCCGGCTCGTGAACGTGGACACCGGCAAGGTGCTGGCCGTCAAGGACGATTCCGACGAGGCCGGCGCCCGCGCGGTCCTCGCCAAACCCGACGCGGACAACAAGGCACAGCAGTGGAAACTGGAGAAGGACGGCACGCATTACAAGCTCGTGAACCGCAAGAGCGGCAAGGTGCTGGACGTCAACGATGATTCGAAGGACGAGGGCGCGACCGTCATCGTCTGGGACGCGAAGGACGAGGGTGTCGAGAACCAGCGGTGGGCGTGGGCCGGCGAGGGCAAGGAACGCCGACTCAAGAGCAAGTCGAGCGAATTGGTGCTGGACATCGACGACGAGGGCGGCATCATTCAGAAGAAGGCCGACGAGAAGGTCAAGAAGCAACTCTGGCGGGTCGAAGAGGTGAAGTGA
- a CDS encoding GDSL-type esterase/lipase family protein has protein sequence MHALIVAALVAVAQPPVKDAAWEPAPRAKEYPWMSVAAWKKLHEGHLARSKKGGVDVVFLGDSITQGWDGAGAPVWKKRFEPLNAANYGIGGDTTREVLYRLNGGILDGIKPKVVVLMIGTNNFGLPGDSVADTVRGVEAVVGAVRKKAPDAKVLLLGIFPRDKSAGTPFRKKIAEANEALAKLADAKAVVFLDLGKKFLAADGTLPADVMPDALHLSEKGYGIWADAIDEPLKALLKPSEPRPTTGG, from the coding sequence ATGCACGCGCTCATCGTCGCCGCACTCGTCGCCGTCGCACAGCCACCAGTCAAAGACGCCGCGTGGGAGCCCGCGCCGCGGGCCAAGGAATACCCCTGGATGTCTGTCGCGGCGTGGAAGAAACTGCACGAGGGGCACCTCGCCCGCAGCAAGAAGGGCGGCGTGGACGTAGTGTTCCTCGGCGACTCGATCACCCAAGGCTGGGACGGGGCCGGTGCCCCGGTGTGGAAGAAGCGGTTCGAGCCGCTGAACGCGGCCAACTACGGGATCGGCGGCGACACCACCCGCGAAGTGCTCTACCGGCTGAACGGTGGCATCCTCGACGGGATCAAGCCGAAGGTCGTCGTTCTGATGATCGGGACGAACAACTTCGGGCTGCCCGGCGACTCGGTCGCCGACACCGTCCGGGGGGTCGAGGCGGTGGTGGGGGCCGTGCGGAAGAAGGCCCCGGACGCGAAGGTGCTCTTGCTCGGCATCTTCCCGCGCGACAAGTCGGCCGGAACCCCCTTCCGCAAGAAGATCGCCGAGGCGAACGAGGCGCTGGCGAAGCTCGCCGACGCGAAGGCGGTGGTCTTCCTGGATCTGGGCAAGAAGTTCCTGGCGGCCGACGGCACCCTCCCGGCCGACGTCATGCCGGACGCCCTGCACCTCTCGGAGAAGGGGTACGGCATCTGGGCCGACGCGATCGACGAACCGCTGAAGGCGCTACTCAAGCCCTCCGAACCCCGGCCAACGACCGGGGGCTGA
- a CDS encoding phosphoribosylaminoimidazolesuccinocarboxamide synthase, producing MPVEPLLQSQVPGHTPRRGKVRDVYDLGDKLVIVATDRISAFDYTLHPGIPNKGRLLTKMSLFWFDWLNVPNHLISADLAALPAEFQRPELDGRTMLVKKATVVPVECVARGYLLGSGWKEYQAHGTVCGLKLPAGLQLASRLPEPIFTPATKAEEGHDENISFEVMARTVGLETATELRARTLDVYTRAAKYAESRGLILADTKLEWGLLPAPGRELILIDEVLTPDSSRYWPKETYRVGASPPSFDKQFVRDWLETQPWDKASPPPELPADVVARTAAKYQEALDKLTG from the coding sequence ATGCCCGTCGAACCGCTGTTACAGAGTCAGGTGCCGGGGCACACGCCCCGCCGCGGCAAGGTCCGCGACGTGTACGACCTCGGCGACAAGCTCGTCATCGTCGCCACCGACCGCATCAGCGCGTTCGACTACACGCTGCACCCGGGCATTCCGAACAAAGGCCGCCTGCTCACGAAAATGTCGCTGTTCTGGTTCGACTGGCTGAACGTGCCGAACCACCTCATCAGTGCGGACCTGGCCGCGCTGCCGGCCGAGTTCCAGCGGCCGGAACTCGACGGCCGGACGATGCTGGTGAAGAAGGCGACCGTGGTCCCGGTGGAGTGCGTTGCGCGCGGCTACCTCCTCGGGTCGGGGTGGAAGGAGTACCAGGCGCACGGCACCGTCTGCGGGCTCAAACTGCCCGCCGGGTTGCAGCTCGCGAGTCGGTTGCCGGAGCCGATTTTTACCCCCGCGACGAAGGCCGAAGAGGGGCACGACGAGAACATCTCGTTCGAGGTGATGGCGCGGACCGTCGGGCTCGAAACGGCCACGGAACTGAGAGCGCGGACCCTGGACGTGTACACCCGCGCCGCGAAGTACGCGGAGAGCCGCGGACTCATCCTCGCCGACACGAAGCTCGAATGGGGGCTGTTACCGGCGCCGGGGCGCGAGTTGATCCTCATAGACGAAGTGCTGACGCCGGACAGTTCGCGCTACTGGCCGAAGGAAACGTATCGCGTCGGGGCGTCGCCGCCGTCGTTCGACAAGCAGTTCGTCCGCGACTGGCTCGAAACGCAGCCGTGGGACAAGGCCAGTCCGCCGCCGGAACTGCCCGCCGATGTCGTGGCCCGCACCGCCGCGAAGTACCAGGAGGCGCTGGACAAGCTGACGGGTTGA
- a CDS encoding WD40 repeat domain-containing protein, which produces MLKHEVKLIDPGADQIVAALTETTAGANKRCRARLLADDPAKWRKFARKAAAAAEGHALFRGGRGGVPATQVLAAWWTDAAGRKHVVLRGRRVEHDEAKRLLQSADLDARPALWHAYPEYVCRRTVGAESQVVCACGCGAVGTPESLGWMGETCGPCFDRKQEVGPAGLSTNLPGVLYGNRDPLGTVACSPDGSRVAAKEGDDCVTYWDIPTRTRTVTRFPGAHVADVAITSDARHLIAVGFGALDLRVGLFAAFDLTTDPPARIERALGTDRPAFRVVALRAAGAAVVQSVQNDNATPTRADVVRVPSGDPVHGFNLSGDDVGRLAVSPDGTRLATCGRRVAVFDLRTGALQREFWLAACSDVGFSADGTRVIGSYSGKLQSHDLATGKPIADGRVDRSRGVPLADGARSLVVDPAGRFVYVGSWQGKLYAFAADSLELCAVFEWHLGAVQGLALSADGSRLFSSGGDGCVKVWPIRDLLRGVNEPHAAT; this is translated from the coding sequence ATGCTCAAGCACGAAGTGAAGCTCATCGACCCGGGCGCGGACCAGATCGTCGCGGCCCTCACGGAAACCACGGCCGGCGCGAACAAGCGGTGCCGCGCGCGGCTCCTGGCGGACGACCCGGCGAAGTGGCGGAAGTTCGCCCGCAAGGCCGCCGCGGCGGCCGAGGGCCACGCGCTGTTCCGCGGCGGCCGGGGCGGCGTGCCCGCGACGCAGGTGCTCGCCGCGTGGTGGACCGACGCGGCCGGGCGCAAGCACGTCGTCCTCCGCGGCCGGCGCGTGGAGCACGACGAGGCGAAGCGGCTGCTCCAGAGCGCCGACCTCGACGCGCGCCCGGCGCTCTGGCACGCGTACCCCGAGTACGTGTGCCGGCGGACGGTGGGCGCGGAGTCGCAGGTCGTGTGCGCGTGCGGGTGCGGGGCGGTGGGCACGCCCGAGTCGCTCGGGTGGATGGGCGAAACGTGCGGCCCGTGCTTCGACCGCAAACAGGAGGTCGGGCCGGCCGGGCTGAGCACGAATCTGCCCGGGGTCCTTTACGGCAACCGCGACCCGCTCGGAACGGTGGCGTGTTCGCCGGACGGCAGCCGCGTCGCGGCGAAGGAGGGCGACGACTGTGTCACCTACTGGGACATTCCGACCCGCACGCGGACCGTGACCCGGTTCCCCGGCGCGCACGTTGCGGACGTGGCGATCACCTCCGACGCCCGGCACCTGATCGCCGTCGGGTTCGGCGCCCTCGATCTGCGCGTCGGGCTGTTCGCCGCGTTCGACCTGACCACCGATCCGCCCGCCCGCATCGAGCGGGCGCTCGGAACCGACCGGCCGGCGTTCCGCGTCGTGGCGCTCCGCGCTGCCGGCGCCGCGGTCGTTCAATCGGTGCAGAACGACAACGCGACCCCGACCCGGGCGGACGTCGTTCGCGTCCCGTCGGGCGACCCGGTTCACGGCTTCAACCTGTCCGGCGACGACGTGGGGCGGCTCGCGGTTTCGCCCGACGGTACGCGTCTCGCCACCTGCGGGCGCCGGGTCGCGGTGTTCGACCTGCGAACCGGCGCATTGCAGCGCGAGTTCTGGCTCGCGGCCTGTTCCGACGTCGGGTTCTCCGCCGACGGCACGCGCGTAATCGGCTCGTACAGCGGGAAGCTCCAATCGCACGACCTCGCGACGGGAAAACCGATCGCCGACGGTCGCGTGGACCGGTCGAGGGGCGTGCCCCTCGCCGACGGGGCGCGATCGCTCGTCGTCGATCCGGCGGGCCGGTTCGTTTATGTCGGGAGCTGGCAGGGAAAGCTGTACGCGTTCGCCGCCGACTCACTGGAACTGTGCGCCGTGTTCGAGTGGCACCTCGGTGCCGTCCAAGGTTTGGCGCTGTCCGCCGACGGCTCGCGGCTGTTCAGCTCCGGCGGCGACGGGTGCGTGAAGGTGTGGCCGATCCGGGACTTACTGCGGGGCGTGAACGAGCCGCACGCGGCGACGTGA
- a CDS encoding GTPase family protein, which translates to MTRFRLILLAVLFLTPFAFLMGAGGYHLWSTGWMVWAWIPMFLCFAFTYFLGWRWTKPKSLPPVDEVRPPGYWTDRDKVAWEKVVEKGKSFEKVTTAQLENPQHYTELALDLAKQVGAIYNPGADDPFEHLTLPEVLACVELASADLDELVQKYVPGSHMLRIRDMKRARKAVGWYKTGMNVYWAGAAVFDPVQTALRYLASKAALGSLMDRIQDNVVLWFHTAFIHQLGRYLVELNSGRLKVGAKRYRELLAQHQAPPADDPAQRPAPTLTDLGEAVISTAANAPPSAGPGGAFGPAPQPGHAGPKAITLSVLGSVKAGKSSLVNALLGRHAATVDRLPVTAGVRYDYALPDGQPVSILDTSGYGQDGPTDADFAAAVEASRDADLIVLVTQAVNPGRQQDIVLLDRLRAWFAAKPHLKMPPVVVVVSHIDLLSPKAEWAPPYDWKAGTRPKELNIRECVGVVKEQMGDRATDIVPVCGADGARFGVAEGLVPALASHLDHARGTAVLKAFEQEGRAGQYEKIGEQVIESGKKVFNILRDAFKK; encoded by the coding sequence ATGACACGGTTCCGCCTGATCCTCCTGGCCGTTCTGTTCCTCACCCCCTTCGCGTTCCTCATGGGGGCCGGCGGCTACCACCTGTGGTCAACAGGGTGGATGGTGTGGGCGTGGATTCCGATGTTCCTGTGTTTCGCTTTTACCTATTTCCTCGGGTGGCGGTGGACGAAGCCGAAGAGCCTGCCGCCCGTTGATGAGGTGCGCCCGCCCGGCTACTGGACCGACCGCGACAAGGTGGCATGGGAGAAAGTGGTCGAGAAGGGCAAGTCGTTTGAGAAGGTGACGACCGCGCAGCTCGAAAACCCGCAACACTACACGGAACTGGCGCTCGACCTCGCGAAGCAGGTCGGCGCGATCTATAACCCCGGCGCGGACGACCCGTTCGAGCACCTCACGCTGCCGGAGGTCCTCGCGTGCGTCGAACTCGCCTCCGCGGACCTCGACGAACTGGTGCAAAAATATGTGCCCGGTTCGCACATGCTCCGCATCCGCGACATGAAACGCGCGCGCAAGGCCGTCGGCTGGTACAAGACCGGCATGAACGTGTACTGGGCCGGGGCCGCCGTTTTCGATCCGGTACAAACGGCCCTCCGCTACCTGGCCAGCAAGGCTGCTCTCGGCTCGCTGATGGACCGCATCCAGGACAACGTCGTCCTGTGGTTCCACACCGCGTTCATTCACCAGCTAGGCCGCTACTTGGTCGAGTTGAACAGCGGGCGGCTGAAGGTGGGCGCGAAGCGGTACCGCGAACTGCTCGCGCAGCACCAGGCGCCGCCGGCCGACGACCCGGCGCAGCGCCCGGCCCCGACGCTGACGGACCTCGGCGAAGCCGTCATCTCCACCGCGGCGAACGCTCCGCCCTCGGCCGGGCCTGGCGGTGCCTTCGGCCCCGCTCCGCAACCCGGCCACGCCGGGCCGAAGGCGATCACGCTCAGCGTGCTCGGGTCCGTGAAAGCGGGCAAATCGAGCCTGGTGAACGCCCTGCTCGGGCGCCACGCCGCGACCGTGGACCGGCTGCCGGTTACGGCTGGCGTCCGGTACGACTACGCGCTGCCCGATGGTCAGCCGGTCAGCATTCTCGACACCAGCGGGTACGGTCAGGACGGCCCGACCGACGCGGACTTCGCCGCCGCGGTGGAGGCGTCGCGCGACGCCGACCTCATCGTACTGGTCACCCAGGCGGTGAACCCCGGCCGGCAACAGGACATCGTGCTGTTGGACCGGCTCCGGGCGTGGTTCGCGGCCAAGCCGCACCTCAAGATGCCGCCGGTGGTGGTCGTCGTGTCGCACATCGATCTGCTCAGTCCCAAGGCCGAGTGGGCGCCGCCGTACGACTGGAAGGCGGGCACGCGGCCGAAGGAGCTGAACATTCGCGAGTGCGTAGGCGTGGTGAAAGAGCAAATGGGCGACCGCGCGACGGACATCGTGCCCGTGTGTGGCGCGGACGGGGCGCGGTTCGGCGTGGCGGAGGGGCTGGTCCCCGCACTGGCGTCGCACCTCGACCACGCCCGCGGCACGGCGGTGTTGAAGGCGTTCGAGCAGGAAGGCCGCGCCGGTCAGTACGAGAAGATCGGGGAACAGGTGATCGAAAGCGGCAAGAAGGTGTTCAACATCCTCCGCGACGCGTTCAAGAAGTGA